The Diabrotica virgifera virgifera chromosome 10, PGI_DIABVI_V3a genome has a window encoding:
- the LOC126893360 gene encoding uncharacterized protein LOC126893360: MKKTRTTAYHPQSDGMVERMNRTVGKYLTKMVSNHQRDWDQYLLFFAMAYRSAVNESTGQTPAKVLFGREMRLPCDLEFGCRPGEDVAGEDYVNELRRRMDDIHELVRSNLQIASDRMKKRYDTQAERGCFKENDKVWLYNPKKRTGCSPKLQQFWEGPYLIVKKINDVIYRISKIPRGKPMIVHHNRLAPYEGDHDVDEEVEVNQIRGIPDLTFEEFMGAYGGTGKARHGVTTEEKRDLLALPDDYSLAHTIPASIKDARGLASAFRRKFGRVAELQCQLPAPGKALKLQDASRYLFYLVTKDTVRDQPTYQDVWDALIQLREHVLESDVQKLAIPKLECSQLDWRVVRNMVEEIFQDTEVQVLVCCNPHSYWCGKKTVPCHFYTTGSCKRGSSCRYQHPVPVLTRFQEEPSFKEGAM, from the coding sequence atgaagaagacaagaaccacggcctatcacccgcaatcggatggaatggtggagcgtatgaataggacagttggcaagtatttgacaaagatggtgtccaatcatcaacgagactgggaccagtaccttctgttcttcgcaatggcctatagatctgctgttaatgaatcaactggccaaacaccagcaaaagtcctatttggacgtgagatgcgtctaccctgtgatctagagtttggatgtcgacctggagaagatgttgctggtgaggattacgtgaatgaattacgaagaagaatggacgatatacatgagttggtccgttctaatcttcagatcgctagcgaccgaatgaagaaacgatacgatacccaagccgagaggggatgtttcaaggagaacgacaaagtctggctttataatccaaagaagcgaacaggttgttctcccaagttgcagcagttctgggaaggtccgtacctcattgtcaagaaaatcaatgacgttatctaccgaataagcaagattcctaggggaaagccgatgatagtccaccataaccggttggcgccgtacgagggagaccacgacgtagatgaagaagtggaagtcaaccaaattcgaggaatacctgaccttacctttgaagagttcatgggtgcctacggaggtaccggtaaagcaagacatggtgttaccactgaagaaaagcgagatcttctcgcacttcccgatgactactcgctggcccataccatcccggccagtatcaaagacgcacgagggttggcatccgccttccgaaggaagtttggtcgagttgcagaacttcaatgccaactgccagctcctggcaaagcattgaaactccaagatgcatcacgttacctattctatctggtaacaaaagacactgtccgtgaccaacctacctaccaagatgtatgggatgcattaattcaattgagagagcacgtgttggagtccgacgtgcaaaagttagccataccaaagttagaatgcagccaattagactggagagttgtccgaaatatggtagaagaaattttccaagacaccgaggtccaggtgttagtctgttgcaatccgcatagttactggtgcggaaagaagaccgtcccctgtcacttttatacaactgggagttgtaaaagagggtccagttgccgataccagcatccagttccagtcctgacaaggttccaggaggaaccatcttttaaggagggggcaatgtga